One window of Chryseobacterium sp. 7 genomic DNA carries:
- a CDS encoding NADH-quinone oxidoreductase subunit J: MDQFLFFLVAFLAVASAVYFVFARNPLYAILSLIVTMFSIAGMYILLNAQFLAIIQIIVYAGAIMVLFLYILMMLNLNKGDESKKNNTLKFVGVFTAGILLVGVLGVFRGIKDNHIVVENVDRGVGLTKNLGRLLFNEYVLPFELASILILAGIVGAVLIGKKDL; the protein is encoded by the coding sequence ATGGATCAGTTTTTATTTTTCTTGGTGGCGTTTTTAGCAGTTGCAAGTGCTGTTTACTTTGTATTTGCAAGAAATCCTCTTTATGCTATTTTGTCATTAATTGTTACGATGTTTTCAATTGCCGGAATGTACATTCTTCTCAATGCACAATTCCTAGCAATCATCCAGATTATAGTGTACGCAGGTGCTATCATGGTGCTTTTCCTTTACATCTTAATGATGCTTAACCTTAATAAAGGAGACGAAAGTAAGAAGAACAATACTTTAAAATTTGTTGGAGTTTTTACAGCAGGTATTCTTTTAGTAGGTGTGCTAGGTGTTTTCAGAGGTATAAAAGACAACCACATTGTTGTTGAAAATGTAGACAGAGGAGTGGGGCTTACAAAAAATCTGGGTAGACTTTTGTTTAATGAATATGTTTTACCGTTTGAGCTTGCTTCCATCCTAATTCTGGCAGGTATTGTAGGCGCGGTATTAATCGGTAAAAAAGATTTATAA
- a CDS encoding NuoI/complex I 23 kDa subunit family protein: protein MKLTNRSKVVSNKEMTLAEKIYLPAIFTGMGITFKHAVRTVIKGAPAVYSYPEVQKPRTTIWRGQHVLKRDEEGRERCTACGLCAVACPAEAITMTAAERTKEEKGLYREEKYASVYEINMLRCIFCGMCEEACPKSAIYLTDRLVDVETNRGSFIYGKDKLVEKINERIDITTRQSEKQKNAVK from the coding sequence ATGAAACTTACAAACAGATCAAAAGTTGTTTCCAATAAAGAAATGACCCTTGCTGAAAAAATCTACCTTCCTGCCATCTTTACAGGGATGGGGATTACATTTAAGCATGCTGTAAGAACCGTGATAAAAGGTGCTCCCGCAGTATATTCCTATCCGGAAGTACAGAAACCAAGAACAACCATCTGGAGAGGCCAGCACGTTTTGAAGAGAGACGAAGAAGGCAGAGAAAGATGTACAGCTTGCGGACTTTGTGCGGTAGCTTGTCCTGCAGAAGCCATTACGATGACTGCTGCTGAAAGAACTAAAGAGGAAAAAGGTCTTTACAGAGAAGAAAAGTACGCTTCAGTATATGAAATCAATATGCTGAGATGTATTTTCTGCGGTATGTGTGAAGAAGCTTGTCCTAAATCTGCCATCTATCTTACAGACAGATTGGTAGATGTGGAAACCAACAGAGGTTCTTTCATTTACGGAAAAGATAAACTAGTTGAAAAAATAAATGAAAGGATTGATATCACGACAAGACAATCCGAGAAACAAAAAAATGCGGTAAAATAA
- the nuoH gene encoding NADH-quinone oxidoreductase subunit NuoH yields the protein MDLLTFKLILVLALFLLSLTIAAYSTWAERKVASIMQDRIGPNRAGPFGLLQPLADGGKFFFKEDFTPANAERFLFVLGPALVMFISLITGAVIPWGKSLNIAGTSFDLQVANIDVGVLFIIGMASIGVYGIMIGGWASNNKYSLLGAIRASSQMISYELAMGLALLSIIMMSGSLDLKEITESQTTGKLWGVIPWVSGLNWNIFYQPIAFLVFFVAALAETNRHPFDLPECESELVTGYSTEYSSMKLGLYMFGEYVNMFISNAFMVVLFFGGYNYPGIEWVTQNWGENAAGILSIVAFLTKTVIGILIFMWIRWTLPRFRYDQLMHLGWKTLIPMALVNLLITGAVILAFAN from the coding sequence ATGGATTTACTTACATTTAAACTTATACTTGTACTAGCGCTTTTCTTGCTATCATTGACGATTGCAGCCTACTCTACATGGGCAGAAAGAAAAGTTGCCTCTATCATGCAGGATAGAATTGGTCCCAACAGAGCAGGACCTTTCGGATTACTGCAGCCTCTTGCTGACGGTGGAAAGTTTTTCTTTAAAGAAGACTTCACCCCTGCTAATGCTGAAAGATTTCTTTTCGTATTAGGACCAGCTTTGGTAATGTTTATTTCATTGATTACAGGAGCTGTAATTCCTTGGGGTAAAAGTTTAAATATTGCAGGTACTTCTTTTGATCTTCAGGTTGCCAACATTGATGTGGGTGTACTTTTCATCATCGGTATGGCTTCCATCGGGGTTTACGGAATTATGATCGGAGGTTGGGCTTCGAACAACAAATATTCATTATTAGGTGCTATCCGTGCTTCTTCTCAGATGATTTCTTATGAATTGGCAATGGGACTAGCACTTCTTTCTATCATTATGATGTCTGGAAGTTTAGATTTAAAAGAAATCACTGAAAGTCAGACTACCGGAAAATTATGGGGAGTTATTCCTTGGGTTTCAGGATTGAACTGGAATATTTTCTACCAGCCGATTGCATTCCTTGTTTTCTTTGTAGCAGCTTTAGCAGAAACCAACAGACACCCGTTCGATTTACCAGAGTGTGAATCTGAATTGGTAACAGGATATTCTACAGAATACTCTTCCATGAAATTAGGGTTGTATATGTTCGGAGAATATGTGAACATGTTTATTTCCAATGCATTTATGGTAGTTCTTTTCTTCGGAGGGTACAACTATCCTGGTATTGAATGGGTAACTCAGAACTGGGGTGAAAATGCTGCCGGGATCTTAAGTATCGTAGCGTTCCTTACAAAAACAGTAATCGGAATTCTGATCTTCATGTGGATCAGATGGACACTTCCAAGATTCAGATATGACCAGTTAATGCACTTAGGATGGAAAACATTAATCCCAATGGCATTGGTAAACCTATTAATTACAGGAGCTGTAATTTTAGCATTTGCAAACTAA
- a CDS encoding 2Fe-2S iron-sulfur cluster-binding protein yields the protein MSEEVKKFKITIDGQTTEVMPGTSILEAARQIGGKSVPPAMCYYSKLETSGGRCRTCLVEVSKGSEADPRPMPKLVASCRTNVMDGMEVKNLTSEKAQEGRKAVTEFLLVNHPLDCPICDQAGECHLQDLGYEHGVENTRTEFERNTYEADDLGPNIKLNMNRCILCARCVLTANQLTETREHGILFRGDHAEISTYLNKALDNDFIGNVIDVCPVGALTDRTARFASRVWFTKPMNASCKCDKCSGKALVWMKGDEILRVTARKDQWGEVEEFICDTCRFERKSLSDWNIEGPRHIDRHSVISLNHYEKPKDELRVLDNPMAKEISEKDEK from the coding sequence ATGAGCGAAGAAGTTAAAAAATTCAAAATAACTATAGACGGACAGACTACCGAAGTGATGCCTGGGACTTCCATTCTGGAAGCCGCAAGACAAATTGGTGGAAAATCTGTACCTCCTGCTATGTGCTACTACAGCAAATTAGAAACCAGTGGAGGTAGATGTAGAACTTGTCTGGTAGAAGTTTCTAAAGGATCTGAAGCAGATCCGCGCCCTATGCCAAAATTAGTAGCAAGCTGCAGAACTAATGTAATGGATGGGATGGAAGTAAAAAACCTTACTTCCGAGAAAGCCCAGGAAGGAAGAAAAGCGGTTACCGAATTCTTATTGGTCAATCACCCGCTGGACTGCCCTATCTGTGACCAGGCCGGAGAATGTCATCTTCAGGATTTAGGCTATGAACATGGTGTGGAAAATACAAGAACAGAATTCGAAAGAAATACTTACGAAGCTGATGATCTTGGACCGAACATCAAATTAAATATGAACCGTTGTATTCTTTGCGCAAGATGCGTACTGACGGCTAACCAGCTTACAGAAACAAGAGAACACGGTATTCTTTTCAGAGGAGATCACGCTGAAATTTCAACCTATTTAAATAAAGCTTTAGACAATGACTTCATCGGAAACGTTATTGACGTTTGTCCTGTAGGAGCTTTAACAGACAGAACAGCACGTTTTGCAAGCAGAGTATGGTTTACAAAACCAATGAACGCTTCTTGCAAATGTGACAAGTGTTCAGGAAAAGCTTTAGTATGGATGAAAGGTGACGAAATTCTAAGAGTTACAGCAAGAAAAGACCAGTGGGGTGAAGTAGAAGAATTCATCTGCGATACATGCCGTTTCGAAAGAAAATCATTATCAGACTGGAATATCGAAGGTCCTAGACATATCGACAGACATTCTGTAATTTCATTGAACCACTACGAAAAACCAAAGGATGAGCTAAGAGTTTTAGACAATCCGATGGCTAAAGAAATCAGTGAAAAAGACGAAAAATAA
- the nuoF gene encoding NADH-quinone oxidoreductase subunit NuoF, with protein MSKKLLLKDAHIEGIRYFETYRKQGGYTAAEKALKMTPDEILEEVKASGLRGRGGAGFPTGMKWSFLAKPEGVPRHLVVNADESEPGTFKDRYLMEFLPHLLIEGMLISSYCLGSNTSYIYIRGEYSWIPDILEEAIEEAKAAGFLGKNILGTGFDLEIYVQRGGGAYICGEETALLESLEGKRGNPRLKPPFPAVKGLWERPTVVNNVESIAAIVPIIDITGAEYAKIGVGRSTGTKLISACGNINKPGVYEIDMTITVEEFIYSDEYCGGIKDGKRLKACIPGGSSVPIVPANLLLRTVNGEPRYMNYESLADGGFATGTMMGSGGFIVLDEDQCIVDHTMTLARFYNHESCGQCTPCREGTGWMYKILKKIEKGEGKMEDIDLLWDIQRKIEGNTICPLGDAAAWPVAAAIRHFRDEFEWHIKNPELSQTQNYGLAHYADPIPAVEKNA; from the coding sequence ATGAGTAAAAAACTTTTACTTAAAGACGCACATATAGAAGGTATTCGCTACTTTGAAACATACCGTAAGCAGGGAGGTTACACAGCAGCTGAAAAAGCCTTGAAGATGACTCCTGACGAAATTCTTGAAGAAGTAAAAGCTTCAGGACTGAGAGGTCGTGGTGGAGCTGGATTCCCAACAGGAATGAAATGGAGCTTTCTGGCAAAACCGGAAGGCGTTCCAAGACACCTTGTTGTGAATGCGGATGAATCTGAGCCTGGAACATTCAAGGACAGATATCTGATGGAGTTCCTTCCTCATTTATTGATCGAGGGAATGCTAATTTCTTCTTACTGTTTAGGTTCCAATACTTCTTATATCTACATCCGTGGAGAATATTCATGGATTCCGGATATCCTTGAGGAAGCTATTGAAGAAGCTAAAGCAGCAGGATTTTTAGGTAAAAATATTTTAGGAACTGGTTTCGATCTTGAAATCTATGTACAGAGAGGTGGTGGAGCATATATCTGTGGTGAAGAAACTGCATTGCTGGAATCCCTTGAAGGAAAAAGAGGTAACCCAAGGTTAAAACCGCCATTCCCGGCTGTAAAAGGTCTATGGGAAAGACCAACGGTAGTAAATAACGTTGAATCTATCGCGGCAATCGTTCCAATCATTGATATTACAGGTGCTGAATATGCTAAAATAGGAGTTGGAAGATCTACAGGAACGAAATTAATTTCAGCTTGTGGAAACATCAACAAACCTGGGGTATACGAAATTGATATGACGATCACTGTAGAAGAATTCATCTATTCTGATGAATATTGTGGCGGTATTAAAGACGGTAAAAGATTAAAGGCTTGTATTCCTGGAGGAAGTTCTGTTCCGATTGTTCCTGCAAATTTATTGCTGAGAACCGTGAACGGAGAGCCAAGATATATGAACTATGAATCATTGGCAGATGGTGGTTTTGCTACCGGAACTATGATGGGTTCAGGAGGTTTTATCGTTTTGGATGAAGACCAGTGTATTGTAGATCACACCATGACTTTGGCAAGATTCTACAACCACGAAAGCTGTGGACAATGTACTCCTTGCCGTGAAGGAACAGGATGGATGTACAAGATTTTAAAGAAAATCGAGAAAGGAGAAGGAAAAATGGAAGATATCGATCTACTTTGGGATATCCAGAGAAAAATCGAAGGAAACACGATTTGTCCATTGGGTGATGCAGCAGCCTGGCCGGTTGCAGCAGCAATCCGTCACTTCAGAGATGAATTCGAATGGCACATCAAAAACCCGGAATTGTCTCAGACACAAAATTATGGATTGGCACATTATGCAGATCCTATCCCTGCTGTAGAAAAGAATGCATAG
- the nuoE gene encoding complex I 24 kDa subunit family protein, which yields MSETIAFKPESLAQVHKIIARYPEGRQKSALLPVLHLAQKEFGGWLDVPVMDYVAGLLSIQPIEVYEVATFYTMFNMKPVGKYVLEVCRTGPCMVCGSEKILDHIRTKLNIKDGETTEDGMFTLKPAECLGACGYAPMLQLGKFFHENLTIEKVDEILDLCRQGQVALD from the coding sequence ATGAGCGAAACAATAGCTTTTAAACCGGAAAGTTTAGCACAGGTACACAAAATTATCGCGAGATATCCTGAAGGAAGACAGAAATCTGCTCTTCTTCCTGTACTTCACCTGGCACAGAAAGAATTCGGAGGATGGTTAGATGTTCCTGTGATGGATTATGTTGCCGGACTATTAAGTATCCAGCCGATCGAAGTATATGAAGTGGCTACTTTCTATACCATGTTCAATATGAAGCCGGTAGGTAAATATGTATTGGAAGTTTGCAGAACAGGACCTTGTATGGTTTGTGGAAGCGAAAAAATTCTGGATCATATCAGAACCAAACTGAACATTAAAGACGGGGAAACTACTGAAGACGGTATGTTCACTTTAAAGCCAGCTGAATGTCTTGGAGCATGCGGATACGCACCAATGCTGCAGCTTGGAAAATTCTTTCATGAAAATTTAACGATAGAAAAAGTAGATGAAATCCTTGATCTTTGCAGACAGGGACAAGTTGCTTTAGACTAA
- the nuoD gene encoding NADH dehydrogenase (quinone) subunit D, whose protein sequence is MKDNSLSNILNQYESKEQIDGQLYTLNLGPTHPATHGIFQNILTMDGERILHAEQTVGYIHRAFEKISERRNYSQITTLTDRMNYCSAPINNLGWHMTVEKLIGVKVPKRVDYMRVILMELARIGDHLICNGVTGMDSGAITGLTYMFIERERIYDMYEQICGARMTTNMGRIGGFERDFTPKFHELLKDFLKTFPPRFKEFCTLLERNRIFMDRTIGTGAISAERALSYGFTGPNLRAAGVDYDVRVAQPYSSYEDFDFIIPVGTSGDTYDRFMVRQQEIWESIKIIKQAYENLPEGPFHADVPDFYLPEKADVYQKMEALIYHFKIVMGETDVPKGEVYHAVEGGNGELGFYLVSDGGRSPYRLHFRRPCFIYYQAYPEMITGSVISDAIVTMCSMNIIAGELDA, encoded by the coding sequence ATGAAAGATAACTCATTATCTAATATACTAAACCAGTACGAAAGTAAGGAACAGATTGACGGACAATTATATACCCTGAATCTGGGACCTACCCACCCTGCTACTCACGGGATTTTCCAGAATATCTTAACGATGGACGGAGAAAGAATCCTTCATGCAGAGCAAACTGTAGGATATATCCACAGAGCATTTGAGAAAATTTCTGAAAGAAGAAACTATTCTCAAATCACTACCCTTACAGACCGTATGAACTACTGTTCTGCACCTATCAATAACTTAGGTTGGCACATGACAGTAGAAAAGCTGATTGGCGTAAAAGTTCCAAAACGTGTAGACTACATGCGTGTGATCTTGATGGAACTTGCAAGAATCGGTGACCACCTGATCTGTAACGGGGTAACCGGAATGGACTCAGGAGCTATTACAGGTCTTACCTATATGTTCATCGAAAGAGAACGTATTTATGATATGTATGAGCAGATCTGCGGAGCCAGAATGACCACCAATATGGGAAGAATCGGAGGATTTGAAAGAGATTTCACACCTAAGTTTCATGAGTTATTAAAAGACTTCTTAAAAACTTTCCCACCAAGATTCAAAGAATTCTGTACCCTGTTAGAAAGAAACAGAATTTTCATGGACAGAACCATCGGAACAGGAGCTATTTCTGCCGAAAGAGCTTTAAGCTACGGTTTCACAGGTCCCAACTTACGTGCAGCAGGTGTAGATTACGATGTAAGAGTTGCACAGCCTTATTCTTCATACGAAGATTTCGATTTCATTATTCCTGTAGGAACTTCAGGAGATACTTACGACCGTTTCATGGTTCGTCAGCAGGAAATCTGGGAATCTATTAAAATTATCAAACAAGCATACGAAAATCTTCCGGAAGGACCATTCCATGCGGATGTTCCTGATTTCTATCTTCCTGAAAAGGCAGATGTTTATCAGAAAATGGAAGCATTGATCTACCATTTCAAAATTGTAATGGGAGAAACTGATGTACCGAAAGGAGAAGTTTACCATGCTGTAGAAGGTGGAAACGGAGAATTAGGTTTCTATCTTGTGAGTGACGGAGGAAGAAGCCCTTACAGACTTCACTTCAGAAGACCATGCTTCATCTACTATCAGGCATACCCTGAAATGATTACAGGTTCTGTAATTTCAGATGCCATTGTAACGATGTGTAGTATGAATATCATTGCGGGAGAATTAGACGCATAA
- a CDS encoding NADH-quinone oxidoreductase subunit C: MTNEFVLEAITREFPESVISSSEPYGMLTIEVKKDDIKKIIHYLKDSSLEFNFLTDICGIHYPEFPEKEIGVVYHLHNMMANFRLRLKIFMSRENIEVDSLVDLYAGANWMERETYDFYGIKFKGHPDLRPILNMEDLGYHPMLKEYRLEDGTRTDKNDSMFGR; encoded by the coding sequence ATGACAAACGAATTTGTATTAGAAGCCATCACAAGAGAATTTCCGGAATCTGTCATTTCAAGCTCAGAACCTTATGGAATGCTAACGATTGAAGTGAAGAAAGATGATATTAAGAAAATCATTCACTATCTGAAAGATTCATCATTGGAATTTAATTTCCTTACAGATATCTGTGGTATTCATTATCCTGAATTCCCTGAAAAGGAAATTGGTGTTGTCTACCATTTACATAATATGATGGCCAATTTCAGATTACGTCTGAAAATCTTTATGTCCAGAGAAAACATTGAAGTTGATTCTCTTGTGGATCTGTATGCAGGAGCTAACTGGATGGAAAGAGAAACGTATGATTTCTATGGGATTAAATTTAAAGGACACCCGGATCTGAGACCTATTTTGAATATGGAAGACCTGGGATACCACCCAATGTTGAAGGAATATCGACTAGAAGACGGTACAAGAACCGACAAGAACGATAGTATGTTCGGAAGATAA
- a CDS encoding NADH-quinone oxidoreductase subunit B, translating to MSDKKPVIRTDAPAPEGYEGEGFFATKLSSVIGMARKFSLWPLPFATSCCGIEFMATLNPTYDASRFGMERNSFSPRQADMLMVCGTISKKLGPVLKEVYTQMAEPKWVVAVGACASSGGIFDTYSVLQGIDKIIPVDVYVPGCPPRPEQIIEGVMQVQALAESESIRRRDMPEYQKLLDSYNISN from the coding sequence ATGTCAGATAAAAAACCAGTAATAAGAACAGATGCACCTGCTCCCGAAGGATATGAAGGAGAGGGGTTTTTCGCAACAAAACTGAGCAGTGTAATCGGGATGGCAAGAAAGTTTTCACTTTGGCCGTTACCTTTTGCTACCTCTTGTTGTGGTATTGAGTTTATGGCTACCCTGAACCCTACTTATGATGCTTCAAGATTTGGTATGGAAAGAAACTCTTTCTCTCCAAGACAGGCAGATATGCTGATGGTTTGCGGAACTATATCAAAGAAATTGGGACCTGTCCTGAAAGAGGTGTACACTCAGATGGCTGAGCCGAAATGGGTGGTAGCAGTAGGAGCTTGTGCTTCCAGCGGTGGTATTTTTGATACATATTCTGTACTTCAGGGAATTGATAAAATTATTCCGGTAGACGTATATGTTCCAGGATGCCCTCCAAGACCTGAACAGATTATTGAAGGAGTAATGCAGGTACAGGCTCTTGCAGAAAGCGAAAGCATCAGAAGAAGAGACATGCCTGAATATCAGAAGTTACTAGATTCTTACAACATAAGCAACTAA
- a CDS encoding NADH-quinone oxidoreductase subunit A, translating into MNLPESYIPILIQAGVAVGFVAVSLLGAHFLGPQQKKGNSVKNQSWECGVPVEGNARTPFSIKYFLTAVLFVLFDIEIVFFYPYAVNFREFGMEGFLAVLTFVAIFFMAFFYVWKRGALDWDK; encoded by the coding sequence ATGAATTTACCTGAAAGTTATATTCCAATCCTTATCCAGGCTGGTGTAGCAGTAGGATTTGTAGCTGTTTCTTTGCTTGGGGCACATTTCTTGGGTCCACAGCAGAAAAAAGGAAACTCTGTAAAAAACCAAAGCTGGGAATGTGGAGTTCCTGTAGAAGGAAATGCCAGAACGCCGTTTTCTATCAAGTACTTCCTGACTGCGGTATTGTTTGTCCTATTCGATATTGAAATCGTATTCTTTTATCCTTACGCTGTAAACTTCAGAGAATTTGGTATGGAAGGATTCCTTGCTGTGCTTACATTCGTAGCGATCTTCTTCATGGCGTTTTTCTATGTCTGGAAACGCGGTGCGCTGGATTGGGATAAATAA
- a CDS encoding GNAT family N-acetyltransferase — protein MSTISIIEVKTADQLKQFVKFPMDLYKNNPYYVPSFIKDEMKIWDPKENPALQYSESRQFLATKDGKVAGRIAVIINHKEEKELGIKKVRFGWIDFIDDAEVSKALIQKAVDYAKEKNINKIEGPMGFTNLDKAGMLTMGFDKLATMIGIYNHAYYPQHLENLGLTKEKEWVEYEMNFPKVLPEKVEKFSGLIAQKYKLKVLKFKSKEEILPYVEPMFKLLDETYKHLSTYTPISEEQIKTYREKYFPFINKNYVICVVDENEQLVSFAITMPSYSKALQKSKGKLFPFGWWHFLQAGKKNDRANFYLIGIHPEYQRRGVTAIIFKEIFVRFTSMGIDFAETNPELEENKSVQVLWQDYNPVNHKRRRTYSIEVNK, from the coding sequence ATGTCTACAATTTCTATTATTGAAGTAAAAACAGCAGATCAGCTTAAGCAATTCGTAAAATTCCCGATGGATTTGTACAAAAACAATCCGTACTACGTCCCATCCTTTATAAAAGACGAAATGAAAATCTGGGATCCCAAAGAAAATCCGGCTTTACAGTATTCGGAATCCAGACAGTTTCTGGCAACAAAAGATGGTAAAGTAGCCGGCAGAATTGCGGTAATCATTAATCATAAAGAAGAGAAAGAGTTAGGAATTAAAAAGGTACGTTTTGGATGGATCGACTTTATTGATGATGCTGAAGTTTCAAAAGCACTCATTCAAAAAGCCGTTGATTATGCCAAAGAAAAAAATATTAACAAAATTGAAGGGCCAATGGGCTTTACCAATCTTGATAAAGCAGGTATGCTGACAATGGGATTTGACAAACTGGCAACGATGATTGGAATCTACAACCATGCCTATTATCCACAACACCTTGAAAACCTTGGTTTAACCAAAGAGAAAGAATGGGTAGAATATGAAATGAACTTTCCAAAAGTACTTCCTGAAAAAGTTGAAAAATTCAGTGGCTTAATTGCGCAGAAATACAAACTTAAAGTTCTTAAATTCAAGTCAAAAGAAGAAATCCTTCCTTATGTAGAGCCGATGTTTAAACTTTTGGATGAAACTTATAAACATCTTTCTACATATACTCCCATTTCAGAAGAACAGATCAAAACATACAGAGAAAAATATTTTCCTTTCATCAATAAAAATTATGTAATCTGTGTGGTAGATGAAAATGAGCAGCTGGTTTCATTTGCCATTACAATGCCTTCCTATTCTAAGGCTCTGCAGAAATCAAAAGGGAAATTATTCCCGTTTGGATGGTGGCATTTTTTACAGGCCGGAAAAAAGAATGACCGTGCCAATTTCTATCTTATCGGAATCCATCCGGAATACCAGAGGCGTGGTGTAACCGCTATTATTTTTAAAGAAATTTTTGTAAGATTTACCAGTATGGGAATTGATTTCGCAGAAACAAATCCTGAACTGGAAGAAAACAAAAGCGTTCAGGTTCTTTGGCAGGACTACAACCCAGTGAATCATAAGAGAAGAAGAACCTATTCTATAGAAGTGAACAAGTAA
- a CDS encoding zinc metallopeptidase: protein MIGYYIIIGISMLVSWWVSSRLKSKFEYYSNVHLRNGLSGKEVAEKMLRDNGINDVQVISVPGQLTDHYNPADKTVNLSEGVYMQRNAAAAAVAAHECGHAVQHAVGYSMLNLRSKLVPIVNISSNLMQFVLIAGIAVMAASRTIENPNGNTTVLAIGVAMFAMTTLFAFVTLPVEYDASNRAMKWLKDTGTVTAEEFVGVQDSLKWAARTYVVAALGSLAQLLYWASLLLGGRRD, encoded by the coding sequence ATGATAGGTTATTATATCATTATTGGTATTTCGATGCTGGTGAGCTGGTGGGTTTCTTCCAGGTTGAAATCTAAATTTGAATATTATTCCAATGTACACCTCAGAAATGGCCTTTCGGGGAAAGAAGTAGCAGAAAAAATGTTGAGAGATAACGGGATTAATGACGTTCAGGTAATATCAGTTCCCGGGCAGTTGACGGACCACTATAATCCGGCAGATAAAACAGTTAATCTTTCTGAAGGAGTTTATATGCAGAGAAATGCGGCGGCGGCGGCAGTTGCAGCTCACGAATGTGGGCACGCTGTACAACATGCGGTAGGATATTCTATGTTGAATTTACGTTCAAAACTGGTTCCTATTGTTAATATAAGTTCTAATCTGATGCAGTTTGTCCTTATTGCGGGTATTGCGGTAATGGCGGCATCAAGAACAATTGAGAATCCGAATGGAAATACTACGGTTCTTGCCATTGGGGTAGCTATGTTCGCAATGACTACGCTTTTTGCTTTTGTAACGCTTCCTGTAGAATATGATGCAAGTAACAGAGCTATGAAATGGCTTAAAGATACCGGAACTGTGACGGCAGAAGAGTTTGTTGGAGTACAGGACAGTTTGAAGTGGGCAGCAAGAACGTACGTTGTTGCAGCTTTAGGTTCGCTGGCACAACTTCTCTACTGGGCATCTTTGCTTCTTGGTGGAAGAAGAGATTAA
- a CDS encoding IMPACT family protein, with product MTFEYKTIEKPIENTLLKEKGSKFIGFAFPVTNEKELKSALEKIREEHPKATHHCYAFRMGLNGENYRANDDGEPSGSAGLPIYNQLLANEITNILVIVVRYYGGTKLGVSGLVKAYKESAKITLEEANIITRELETEVEIQFNFNQQNTIFTLLSKFDAKVLNFDANENCILTASLKLAQKESISEKLSEMQYVSFEFND from the coding sequence ATGACGTTTGAATACAAAACCATAGAAAAACCCATAGAAAATACTCTTTTAAAGGAAAAAGGAAGCAAGTTCATCGGATTTGCTTTCCCGGTGACCAATGAAAAAGAATTAAAGAGTGCATTAGAGAAAATAAGGGAAGAACACCCTAAAGCTACACACCATTGTTATGCCTTCAGAATGGGTTTAAATGGAGAAAACTATCGCGCCAACGATGATGGGGAACCTTCAGGAAGTGCAGGATTGCCTATTTACAATCAACTGCTGGCTAATGAAATTACAAATATTCTGGTTATTGTTGTCCGTTATTATGGTGGAACTAAACTTGGAGTTTCAGGATTAGTAAAAGCCTATAAGGAGTCTGCAAAAATTACATTGGAAGAAGCTAATATTATCACCAGAGAACTGGAAACTGAAGTGGAGATTCAGTTTAACTTCAATCAGCAGAATACCATCTTCACCCTGCTTTCAAAATTTGATGCTAAGGTTTTGAATTTCGATGCGAATGAAAACTGCATTCTGACAGCCTCTTTGAAACTGGCGCAAAAAGAAAGCATCTCAGAAAAGCTTTCCGAGATGCAATATGTTTCATTTGAATTTAATGATTAA
- a CDS encoding bacteriocin-like protein — MRNLKKVSRVNMKTIKGGVFVTCTLPNGEPTRCRDRCPQDFCGPTSYMCLIPMDLCGDGM, encoded by the coding sequence ATGAGAAATTTGAAAAAAGTATCCAGAGTCAATATGAAAACCATTAAAGGCGGTGTTTTTGTAACCTGTACGCTGCCTAATGGAGAGCCTACAAGATGTAGAGATAGATGTCCTCAGGATTTCTGCGGTCCAACAAGCTACATGTGTCTGATTCCGATGGATCTGTGTGGAGATGGAATGTAA